One Littorina saxatilis isolate snail1 linkage group LG1, US_GU_Lsax_2.0, whole genome shotgun sequence genomic window carries:
- the LOC138968141 gene encoding probable RNA polymerase II nuclear localization protein SLC7A6OS, whose amino-acid sequence MAAIIRVKRRLDEDPAESLIIQYKKNRTATPQTNETNKFCLSLVTTVKSKEDTVSKQVQKALRRHQLQTHYKAHEPKPVQQTREEKRAKAKANRYKIVNSNRALPADSADTEGLSDSEGDESQGAHLTDQKERQKVTVKTSQSVAGHSVSGSNSEAGGSSEASPSTSSSDNSVGQLNGASPASDGSMVHVFDVEQDSTGTRSSTSQPSAQSGSGITLNGESLISQPALAVPESSYVYDLYYINNNNQQYNFRDLENILSIEALHDELVTENDRDVECDQVYDDEDDSNDESNWRNDYPDDDPDNSDDEFDPEMLSMAEPRSYSYRDDDFLSEAVGTRLHLFNSSSSDDDEDEYGEAELGTSYKAYMKRAQKEMGEGEEAEDEDCD is encoded by the exons ATGGCTGCGATCATCCGCGTGAAGAGAAGGCTAGACGAAGATCCAGCCGAAAGTCTGATAATCCAGTACAAGAAGAATAGAACAGCTACCCCCCAGACGAATGAAACGAACAAGTTTTGTCTCAGTTTGGTGACAACCGTGAAATCAAAG gaAGACACAGTTTCCAAACAAGTGCAGAAAGCTTTGCGACGGCACCAGTTGCAGACACACTACAAGGCCCATGAACCCAAGCCAGTACAGCAAACACGAGAAGAGAAGAGAGCAAAGGCAAAGGCTAATAGGTATAAGATTGTGAACAGCAATAGAGCTTTACCTGCAGACAGTGCTGACACTGAAGGTCTTTCAGATTCAGAAGGTGATGAGTCACAAGGCGCTCATCTCACAGACCAAAAAGAACGACAGAAAGTGACTGTTAAGACAAGTCAGAGTGTTGCTGGGCATAGTGTGTCTGGTTCTAACTCAGAAGCAGGAGGGAGCAGTGAGGCCAGTCCTTCAACTTCAAGCAGTGACAACAGTGTTGGTCAGTTAAATGGTGCATCACCTGCAAGTGACGGCTCGATGGTCCATGTTTTCGACGTTGAGCAGGACAGCACTGGTACTAGAAGTTCGACCAGCCAGCCCTCTGCACAGTCTGGAAGTGGAATTACGCTGAATGGTGAAAGCCTCATCAGCCAGCCTGCTCTTGCGGTACCTGAGAGCAGCTATGTTTATGACCTATactacatcaacaacaacaaccagcaGTACAACTTCAGAGATCTTGAGAACATTTTGTCGATTGAAGCGTTGCATGACGAGCTGGTAACCGAGAATGACCGTGACGTCGAGTGTGACCAGGTTTACGATGATGAAGACGACAGCAATGACGAGAGCAACTGGCGAAATGACTACCCTGATGACGACCCAGATAATTCTGACGATGAGTTTGATCCAG AAATGCTGAGTATGGCAGAGCCCAGGTCTTACAGCTACAGAGATGACGACTTTCTGTCAGAAGCTGTGGGAACCAGACTCCACCTTTTCAACTCTTCCAgcagtgatgatgatgaagacgaGTATGGGGAGGCAGAGCTGGGGACCTCGTACAAGGCATACATGAAGCGTGCACAGAAAGAaatgggagagggagaggaggcGGAAGACGAGGATTGTGACTAG